Proteins encoded in a region of the Streptomyces akebiae genome:
- a CDS encoding LysR family transcriptional regulator, which translates to MMHQQRSETRLSPSGDTEDIEHIEDIVLRLAPRLAYFAGVARTEHVTRAAQEMQVPQSTLSRAMVRLEQDLGVDLFARRGRTVSLTHAGRTFHASVERALTEIERAADEVRADADAATGKVAFGFLHTMGAETVPGLLQAFRAEHPRVRFSLVQNYGEAMLERLRAGELDLCLTSPVPDAPDLVARRLDEQKLRLVVPADHRLAARKRVRLAEAADETFVTLEPGYGMRRITDDLCKEAGFKPRIAFEGEEAETLRGLVAAGLGVALLPPPAVPRPGVVELTVTAPRAAREIGVAWLDGHPDTPPVAAFKKFLLSRRGRLLHD; encoded by the coding sequence GTGATGCATCAGCAGAGGTCAGAGACCCGGCTGTCACCGTCCGGTGACACAGAAGACATCGAGCACATCGAAGACATCGTCCTGCGCCTGGCCCCCCGCCTCGCCTACTTCGCCGGGGTCGCCCGCACCGAGCACGTCACCCGTGCCGCACAGGAGATGCAGGTCCCGCAGTCGACGCTGTCGCGGGCGATGGTCCGGCTGGAACAGGACCTGGGCGTCGACCTGTTCGCCCGCCGGGGGCGCACGGTCTCCCTCACCCACGCCGGCCGCACCTTCCACGCCTCCGTCGAGCGCGCCCTCACCGAGATCGAACGCGCCGCCGACGAGGTCCGCGCCGACGCCGACGCCGCCACGGGAAAGGTCGCCTTCGGCTTCCTGCACACCATGGGTGCCGAGACGGTGCCCGGCCTCCTCCAGGCCTTCCGTGCCGAGCACCCCCGCGTCCGCTTCAGCCTGGTCCAGAACTACGGCGAGGCCATGCTCGAACGCCTCCGCGCCGGCGAACTCGACCTCTGCCTCACCTCTCCCGTCCCGGACGCCCCCGACCTGGTGGCCCGCCGCCTCGACGAACAGAAGCTCCGCCTCGTCGTCCCCGCCGACCACCGCCTGGCCGCCCGCAAACGCGTCCGCCTCGCCGAGGCCGCCGACGAAACCTTCGTCACCCTCGAACCCGGCTACGGCATGCGCCGCATCACCGACGACCTCTGCAAGGAGGCCGGCTTCAAACCCCGTATCGCCTTCGAGGGGGAGGAGGCGGAGACACTACGGGGCCTGGTGGCGGCGGGCCTCGGCGTGGCTCTCCTCCCGCCCCCGGCCGTCCCCCGGCCGGGAGTGGTGGAACTGACGGTCACGGCCCCGAGAGCGGCCAGGGAAATCGGCGTCGCCTGGCTCGACGGCCACCCGGACACACCCCCGGTGGCGGCCTTCAAGAAGTTCCTGCTCTCCAGAAGAGGACGCCTCCTCCACGACTGA
- a CDS encoding thymidine phosphorylase: MAMDAISVIRTKRDRGELSDEQIDWVIDAYTRGEVADYQMAALNMAILLNGMDRREIARWTAAMIASGERMDFSSLSRPTADKHSTGGVGDKITLPLAPLVAACGAAVPQLSGRGLGHTGGTLDKLESIPGWRALLSNEEMLHVLDEVGAVICAAGDGLAPADKKLYALRDVTGTVEAIPLIASSIMSKKIAEGTGSLVLDVKVGTGAFMKTLEDARELASTMVGLGTDHGVKTVALLTDMSTPLGLTAGNALEVRESVEVLAGGGPADVVELTLALAREMLDAAGVKDADPAKALADGSAMDAWRRMIAAQGGDPDAPLPTSREQHVVKATASGVLTRLDAYDIGIAAWRLGAGRARKEDPVQAAAGVELHAKPGDTVTEGQPLLTLHTDTPERFDYALQAVEGSYDIGAPGTAYTPTPIVLDRIA; this comes from the coding sequence ATGGCCATGGACGCCATCTCAGTCATCCGCACCAAGCGGGACCGCGGCGAACTCAGCGACGAACAGATCGACTGGGTCATCGACGCGTACACCCGCGGCGAGGTCGCCGACTACCAGATGGCCGCCCTCAACATGGCGATCCTCCTCAACGGCATGGACCGCCGCGAGATCGCCCGCTGGACGGCCGCGATGATCGCCTCCGGTGAGCGCATGGACTTCTCGTCCCTGTCCCGCCCCACCGCCGACAAGCACTCCACGGGCGGCGTCGGCGACAAGATCACGCTGCCTCTGGCGCCGCTGGTGGCGGCCTGCGGCGCCGCGGTGCCGCAACTCTCCGGCCGGGGCCTCGGCCACACCGGCGGCACCCTGGACAAGCTGGAGTCCATCCCCGGCTGGCGCGCCCTCCTCTCCAACGAGGAGATGCTGCACGTCCTGGACGAGGTCGGCGCGGTCATCTGCGCGGCGGGCGACGGCCTGGCCCCGGCGGACAAGAAGCTGTACGCGCTGCGCGACGTCACCGGCACGGTCGAGGCGATTCCCCTGATCGCCTCCTCCATCATGTCCAAGAAGATCGCCGAGGGGACCGGCTCGCTGGTCCTGGACGTGAAGGTGGGCACGGGCGCCTTCATGAAGACGCTGGAGGACGCCCGCGAGCTGGCCTCCACGATGGTGGGCCTCGGCACCGACCACGGCGTGAAGACGGTCGCCCTCCTGACGGACATGTCGACCCCCCTGGGCCTGACCGCCGGCAACGCCCTCGAAGTCCGCGAGTCGGTCGAGGTCCTGGCGGGCGGCGGCCCGGCGGACGTCGTGGAACTCACCCTCGCCCTGGCCCGCGAGATGCTCGACGCGGCCGGAGTGAAGGACGCCGACCCGGCGAAGGCGCTGGCCGACGGCTCGGCGATGGACGCCTGGCGCCGCATGATCGCCGCTCAGGGCGGCGACCCGGACGCCCCGCTGCCGACCTCGCGCGAGCAGCACGTGGTGAAGGCGACCGCCTCCGGAGTCCTGACCCGCCTCGACGCCTACGACATCGGCATCGCCGCCTGGCGCCTGGGCGCAGGACGCGCCCGCAAGGAGGACCCGGTCCAGGCCGCCGCCGGCGTCGAACTGCACGCCAAGCCCGGCGACACGGTCACCGAGGGCCAGCCCCTGCTGACCCTGCACACGGACACGCCTGAGCGCTTCGACTACGCCCTGCAGGCAGTGGAGGGCTCGTACGACATCGGGGCGCCGGGCACGGCGTACACGCCGACCCCGATCGTGCTGGACCGCATCGCCTGA
- a CDS encoding S9 family peptidase, translated as MAQQAMPVRTPRLGRTIGPEPSTVSGVVLLLPAGDEASTRRPSPMMATASVRALGRRLARAGRTEGLATHVVHYRYRGWNGSEARLARDAEWATDEVVRRYGDVPVCLAGLHMGARAALHAGGHEAVNSVLAIAPWLPEEDVAAPPEPVKQLAGRRVLIVHGTNDERVDPELSFRFAARAKKTNPDICRFEVHADRHGLTQYRDEVHALASDFVMGVLFGRAFARPVEDALAAPPPLGLRMPLASGFGVARSQRRG; from the coding sequence ATGGCGCAGCAAGCAATGCCGGTACGTACGCCCCGACTTGGGCGGACGATCGGCCCGGAGCCGAGCACGGTCAGCGGGGTCGTCCTGCTGCTCCCGGCCGGCGACGAGGCATCCACCCGCAGACCCTCCCCCATGATGGCCACGGCATCCGTGCGCGCCCTCGGCCGCCGGCTCGCCCGCGCGGGCCGTACGGAGGGGCTGGCCACGCATGTCGTGCACTACCGCTACCGGGGATGGAACGGCTCGGAGGCGCGGCTGGCGCGGGACGCCGAGTGGGCCACGGACGAGGTCGTCCGGCGTTACGGAGATGTCCCGGTGTGTCTCGCCGGGCTCCACATGGGGGCGCGGGCCGCGCTGCACGCGGGTGGGCACGAGGCCGTCAACTCCGTGCTGGCCATCGCTCCCTGGTTGCCCGAGGAGGATGTGGCGGCGCCGCCCGAACCGGTGAAACAGCTGGCCGGGCGGCGGGTGCTGATCGTGCACGGGACCAACGACGAGCGGGTGGATCCCGAATTGTCGTTCCGGTTCGCGGCGCGGGCGAAGAAGACCAACCCCGACATCTGCCGCTTCGAGGTGCACGCGGACCGGCACGGGTTGACGCAGTACCGGGACGAGGTGCATGCGTTGGCCTCGGACTTTGTGATGGGGGTGCTGTTCGGGAGGGCGTTCGCGCGGCCCGTCGAGGACGCGTTGGCCGCTCCGCCGCCGTTGGGATTGCGGATGCCGCTCGCCTCCGGCTTCGGGGTGGCTCGCTCCCAGAGGCGTGGTTGA
- a CDS encoding PspC domain-containing protein, with translation MSRLARPTEGRMIGGVCAALARRFGTSATTMRVIFLVSCLLPGPQFLLYIALWILFPAEDKARAAW, from the coding sequence ATGAGCCGCCTTGCCCGCCCCACCGAAGGCCGGATGATCGGCGGAGTGTGTGCCGCGCTGGCACGGCGCTTCGGCACCTCCGCGACCACGATGCGCGTGATCTTCCTGGTGTCGTGTCTGCTTCCGGGCCCGCAGTTCCTGCTGTACATAGCGTTGTGGATCCTGTTCCCCGCCGAGGACAAGGCCCGCGCGGCCTGGTGA
- a CDS encoding cytidine deaminase, with translation MTAGAPAEADWDELRALARDAMSHAYAPYSGYPVGVAARVDDGRTVSGCNVENASYGLGLCAECGLVSELQRTGGGRLTHFTCVDGKGEILVPCGRCRQLLYEFGGPGLLLETPAGILPLSEMLPQAFGPGHLTK, from the coding sequence GTGACCGCCGGCGCACCGGCCGAGGCCGACTGGGACGAGCTGCGCGCGCTCGCGCGGGACGCCATGTCCCACGCGTACGCCCCGTACTCGGGCTACCCGGTGGGCGTGGCCGCCCGTGTCGACGACGGTCGCACGGTCTCCGGCTGCAACGTCGAGAACGCCTCGTACGGCCTCGGCCTGTGCGCCGAGTGCGGACTGGTCTCGGAACTGCAGCGCACGGGCGGCGGCCGGCTGACGCACTTCACCTGCGTCGACGGCAAGGGCGAGATCCTCGTGCCCTGCGGCCGCTGCCGGCAGCTGTTGTACGAGTTCGGTGGCCCCGGCCTCCTGCTGGAGACCCCGGCGGGAATCCTGCCCCTCTCGGAGATGCTGCCCCAGGCCTTCGGCCCGGGCCATCTCACCAAGTAA
- a CDS encoding ATP-binding protein — translation MKQSAAKTLGVAVVGAAIAAAGAGAANAAPAAPDASQALGTVTQALPVENVSKVLPTASGALAQGQSALGAGLEAAQPAVTNVLAEGPTAPVAGLLGGLPVGKTLPAKGLGVNGLPLGGGPAA, via the coding sequence ATGAAGCAGTCTGCTGCCAAGACCCTCGGTGTCGCCGTCGTCGGTGCCGCCATCGCCGCTGCGGGCGCGGGCGCCGCGAACGCCGCGCCGGCTGCCCCCGACGCTTCCCAGGCCCTGGGCACCGTCACCCAGGCACTGCCCGTGGAGAACGTCTCGAAGGTGCTGCCGACCGCCTCCGGCGCCCTCGCCCAGGGTCAGAGCGCGCTCGGTGCCGGCCTCGAAGCCGCCCAGCCCGCCGTCACCAACGTCCTTGCCGAGGGCCCCACCGCCCCCGTCGCCGGGCTGCTCGGCGGCCTCCCCGTCGGCAAGACGCTCCCCGCCAAGGGCCTCGGCGTCAACGGCCTGCCCCTCGGCGGCGGCCCCGCCGCCTGA
- a CDS encoding sigma-70 family RNA polymerase sigma factor — protein sequence MSDGTATAELDVRLEKHRVELTGYCYRMLGSSFEAEDAVQDTMIRAWRSYEKFEGRSSLRSWLYRIATNVCLDMLTAGNKRARPMDLTDSTPLAQAALSPRPDNTWLEPVPDARVLPTTDDPAEAAVAKESVRLAFVAALQKLPSKQRAVLILREVLAWKASEVAELLDTSVASVNSALQRARATLAESDGQIAAADVSDPLDDDQQKLLERYVAAFEGYDMAALTALLHEDAVMTMPPFDLWLTGTGDITGFMTTLGAPCAGSHLVPVAVNGLPGFAQYKPDPEKGGFSAWAVQALEISEGRIAGFHCFLDTARWFPLFDLPLHLEGKPDQGQ from the coding sequence ATGAGTGACGGTACGGCGACGGCGGAACTGGACGTCCGGCTGGAGAAACACCGGGTCGAGCTGACCGGGTACTGCTATCGGATGCTGGGGTCGTCCTTCGAGGCCGAGGACGCCGTTCAGGACACGATGATCAGGGCCTGGCGGAGTTACGAGAAGTTCGAGGGGCGATCCTCTCTGCGCTCGTGGCTCTACCGCATCGCCACGAACGTCTGCCTCGACATGCTGACCGCGGGGAACAAGCGGGCGCGGCCCATGGATCTCACCGACTCGACGCCCCTCGCGCAGGCCGCCCTCTCCCCCCGCCCCGACAACACCTGGCTGGAGCCGGTGCCGGACGCCCGGGTGCTGCCGACCACCGACGATCCGGCGGAGGCCGCCGTGGCCAAGGAGTCCGTGCGGCTGGCGTTCGTCGCGGCGCTGCAGAAGCTGCCGTCCAAGCAGCGGGCGGTGCTCATCCTGCGTGAGGTGCTCGCGTGGAAGGCCAGCGAGGTCGCCGAGCTGCTCGACACGTCCGTCGCCTCGGTGAACAGCGCCCTCCAGCGAGCCCGGGCGACCCTCGCCGAGAGCGACGGGCAGATCGCGGCGGCCGATGTCTCCGACCCGCTCGACGACGACCAGCAGAAGCTGCTGGAGCGCTATGTGGCCGCCTTCGAGGGGTACGACATGGCGGCGCTGACGGCCCTGCTGCACGAGGACGCGGTCATGACGATGCCGCCGTTCGACCTGTGGCTGACCGGCACCGGCGACATCACCGGGTTCATGACCACGCTCGGCGCGCCCTGCGCCGGATCACACCTCGTCCCGGTCGCGGTCAACGGGCTGCCGGGCTTCGCGCAGTACAAGCCGGACCCGGAGAAGGGCGGCTTCAGCGCGTGGGCCGTGCAGGCGCTGGAGATCTCAGAGGGCCGGATCGCCGGATTCCACTGCTTCCTCGACACCGCCCGGTGGTTCCCCCTCTTCGACCTGCCCCTCCACCTCGAAGGCAAGCCCGACCAGGGCCAGTAG
- a CDS encoding STAS domain-containing protein, with amino-acid sequence MNCVTSPGLQIVDATTPAVLVLPGPVTRDETPRLCAEVRARLDRTGGGIVLCDVAGIGPPGLAAVDVLARMQLTARRAGGRIRLRDPDPALRALLALVGLAFEVEGQVEEGEPPGGVEEAVESGDPAL; translated from the coding sequence ATGAATTGCGTGACCTCGCCCGGTCTACAGATCGTGGACGCGACGACACCCGCCGTACTCGTGCTGCCAGGCCCCGTCACCCGGGACGAGACGCCTCGGCTCTGTGCCGAGGTACGAGCGCGACTGGACAGGACCGGGGGCGGGATCGTGCTGTGCGATGTCGCCGGTATCGGCCCACCCGGCCTGGCCGCCGTCGACGTACTGGCCCGCATGCAGCTCACCGCCCGCCGGGCCGGGGGCCGGATACGGCTGCGGGACCCCGACCCGGCGCTGCGCGCGCTACTGGCCCTGGTCGGGCTTGCCTTCGAGGTGGAGGGGCAGGTCGAAGAGGGGGAACCACCGGGCGGTGTCGAGGAAGCAGTGGAATCCGGCGATCCGGCCCTCTGA
- a CDS encoding VanZ family protein, whose amino-acid sequence MQPQGTNGGSAGVRVRVAGGVLLAAHLAVVAWITLRPLDVTWMSPANLRPFAGIRADLALGWPQAAHRIGEGLALLAPLGVLLPMLHGRIAGSPLASLARSVAAGALLSLAIELLQTGVPGQVVDIDSILLNAVGVGLAHLAVVPAVRSALRRRAETRVRTARPRPEELSQGRTPTIPRVGMAP is encoded by the coding sequence GTGCAGCCTCAAGGTACGAACGGCGGTAGCGCCGGGGTCCGTGTCCGTGTGGCGGGGGGTGTCCTCCTCGCCGCGCATCTCGCGGTCGTTGCCTGGATCACGCTGCGCCCGCTGGACGTCACCTGGATGAGTCCCGCGAACCTGCGGCCGTTCGCGGGGATCAGAGCGGATCTGGCGCTCGGGTGGCCGCAGGCGGCCCACCGGATCGGTGAGGGACTGGCACTGCTCGCTCCGCTGGGCGTCCTGCTGCCGATGCTGCACGGCAGGATCGCCGGGTCGCCGCTCGCCTCACTGGCCCGGTCGGTCGCGGCCGGGGCGCTGCTGTCGCTGGCCATCGAGCTGTTGCAGACCGGGGTGCCGGGTCAGGTCGTCGACATCGACTCGATCCTGCTGAACGCGGTCGGTGTGGGCCTCGCCCACCTCGCGGTCGTACCGGCGGTCAGGTCGGCGTTGCGGCGGAGGGCCGAGACCCGGGTGCGGACGGCCAGGCCGCGACCTGAGGAGTTGTCTCAGGGTCGGACCCCGACGATTCCCAGGGTCGGGATGGCTCCGTAG
- a CDS encoding MFS transporter, whose protein sequence is MPSASTEASTRVGAGSAVISAKPSDPAPRTVDSRVAPGGPGYRRMSLALFLAGVATFALLYSTQALLPLISDGFGTTASAASWTVSAATGALALFVLPMSALSERFGRRTVMTASLAVAVTVGLLIPFAPSLGALVVLRAVQGAALAGVPASATAYLAEEVRPKALITAIGLFVAGNSVGGMSGRVVTGWIAQEWGWRVALGVLGVIAVGCAVAFRLLLPAPKHFVAGSLRPRVLGRTVRAHLADPLLRRLYAIGALFMTVFGAVYTVIGYRLADAPFSLPQGVIGSIFLVYLVGTVSASTAGTLVGRLGRRGTLYLAGGTTTAGLLVSLSDSLPVVLLGLVLITAGFFAGHAAASSSVSHTAKEGRAQASALYQSAYYAGSSAGSTLGAVAFHAGGWGGTVALGLLAVLGVVGITVVGSRAARRTPVPVR, encoded by the coding sequence ATGCCTTCCGCGAGTACCGAGGCGTCCACCAGGGTGGGCGCCGGATCAGCCGTCATCTCCGCCAAGCCCTCCGACCCCGCCCCCCGCACCGTCGATTCCCGTGTGGCCCCGGGCGGGCCCGGCTACCGGCGGATGAGCCTCGCGCTGTTCCTCGCGGGTGTCGCGACCTTCGCTCTCCTGTACTCCACGCAGGCACTGCTGCCGCTGATCTCGGACGGTTTCGGAACGACGGCGAGCGCGGCCAGTTGGACGGTGTCGGCGGCGACGGGCGCGCTGGCGCTGTTCGTGCTGCCGATGAGCGCGCTGTCGGAGCGGTTCGGGCGGCGTACGGTGATGACCGCGTCGCTGGCGGTCGCGGTGACGGTCGGGCTGCTGATCCCCTTCGCGCCCTCGCTGGGGGCGCTGGTGGTGCTGCGGGCCGTGCAGGGTGCCGCGCTGGCCGGGGTGCCGGCCTCGGCGACCGCCTACCTCGCCGAGGAGGTGCGGCCCAAGGCGCTCATCACCGCGATCGGTCTCTTCGTCGCCGGCAACAGCGTCGGTGGCATGAGCGGTCGGGTCGTCACGGGGTGGATCGCCCAGGAGTGGGGCTGGCGGGTCGCGCTGGGCGTGCTCGGGGTGATCGCGGTCGGGTGCGCGGTGGCCTTCCGGCTGCTGCTCCCCGCGCCGAAGCACTTCGTCGCCGGGTCGCTGCGGCCCCGGGTGCTGGGCCGTACGGTCCGGGCGCACCTCGCCGATCCGCTGCTGCGCCGGCTGTACGCGATCGGCGCGCTGTTCATGACGGTCTTCGGCGCCGTGTACACGGTGATCGGTTACCGGCTGGCCGACGCGCCCTTCTCCCTGCCGCAGGGGGTCATCGGGTCGATCTTCCTCGTGTACCTGGTGGGTACGGTGTCGGCGTCCACCGCCGGGACGCTGGTGGGGCGGCTGGGGCGTCGGGGCACGTTGTACCTGGCGGGCGGCACGACGACGGCCGGTCTGCTGGTCTCGCTCTCCGACTCGCTCCCGGTGGTCCTGCTCGGCCTCGTCCTCATCACCGCCGGCTTCTTCGCGGGACACGCCGCCGCGTCGTCGTCGGTGAGCCACACGGCGAAGGAGGGCCGGGCGCAGGCGTCGGCGCTGTACCAGTCGGCGTACTACGCGGGCTCCAGCGCGGGCAGCACGCTGGGGGCGGTGGCCTTCCACGCCGGCGGCTGGGGCGGCACGGTCGCCCTGGGGCTACTGGCGGTGCTGGGCGTGGTGGGGATCACCGTGGTGGGGTCCCGCGCGGCTCGGCGGACGCCGGTGCCGGTGCGCTGA
- a CDS encoding adenosine deaminase: MTNQTDPTGNTPDSDQIRRAPKVLLHDHLDGGLRPGTIVELARDNGYSHLPETDADRLGVWFREAADSGSLERYLETFSHTVAVMQTRDALFRVAAECAEDLAADGVVYAEVRYAPEQHLEGGLTLEQVVEAVNEGFREGERRARADGHRIRVGALLTAMRHAARSLEIAELANRYRDMGVVGFDIAGAEAGYPPTRHLDAFEYLKRENNHFTIHAGEAFGLPSIWQALQWCGADRLGHGVRIIDDIQVHQDGSVKLGRLASYVRDKRIPLELCPSSNLQTGAARSYAEHPIGLLRRLHFRATVNTDNRLMSHTSMSREFEHLVDAFGYTLDDMQWFSVNAMKSAFIPFDERLAMINDVIKPGYAELKSEWLFRQTASTSGSADEQG; encoded by the coding sequence ATGACGAACCAGACCGACCCGACCGGTAACACCCCGGACTCGGACCAGATCCGCCGGGCGCCCAAGGTTCTGCTGCACGACCACCTCGACGGAGGCCTGCGCCCCGGAACCATCGTCGAACTCGCCCGCGACAACGGGTACTCCCACCTCCCCGAGACCGACGCCGACCGACTCGGCGTCTGGTTCCGCGAGGCCGCCGACTCCGGCTCGCTGGAGCGGTACCTGGAGACCTTCTCCCACACCGTCGCCGTCATGCAGACCCGCGACGCCCTCTTCCGCGTCGCCGCCGAGTGCGCCGAGGACCTCGCAGCCGACGGCGTCGTCTACGCCGAGGTCCGCTACGCCCCCGAACAGCACCTCGAAGGCGGGCTCACCCTCGAACAGGTCGTCGAGGCCGTCAACGAGGGCTTCCGCGAAGGCGAGCGGCGGGCGAGGGCCGACGGCCACCGCATCCGTGTCGGTGCCCTGCTCACCGCGATGCGGCACGCGGCCCGCTCCCTGGAGATCGCCGAACTCGCCAACCGCTACCGCGACATGGGCGTCGTCGGCTTCGACATCGCGGGTGCCGAGGCCGGTTACCCGCCCACCCGCCACCTCGACGCCTTCGAGTACCTCAAGCGCGAGAACAACCACTTCACCATCCACGCCGGCGAGGCCTTCGGACTCCCCTCCATCTGGCAGGCCCTGCAGTGGTGCGGCGCCGACCGGCTCGGCCACGGCGTCCGCATCATCGACGACATCCAGGTGCACCAGGACGGCTCCGTGAAGCTCGGCCGCCTCGCCTCCTACGTCCGCGACAAGCGCATCCCGCTGGAGCTGTGCCCCAGCTCCAACCTCCAGACCGGCGCCGCCCGTTCGTACGCCGAGCACCCCATCGGGCTGCTGCGACGACTGCACTTCCGGGCCACCGTGAACACCGACAACCGGCTGATGTCCCACACCAGCATGAGCCGCGAATTCGAGCACCTTGTCGACGCTTTCGGCTACACGCTCGATGACATGCAGTGGTTCTCGGTCAATGCTATGAAGTCAGCATTCATTCCTTTCGATGAACGACTGGCCATGATCAATGACGTGATCAAGCCCGGGTATGCCGAGTTGAAATCCGAATGGCTGTTCCGCCAGACGGCCTCCACCAGCGGTTCTGCTGACGAACAGGGCTGA
- a CDS encoding Uma2 family endonuclease: protein MSALTVDHATASGHEWDDLVRIRQETDAPEGCKVEIIEGIVTVAPPPSIAHNDIADRVQRRLYREIPEDWGIYQTLGAAVPSRAGLYIPDLAVAPRDALYAEGDGNYIPAAAAELVVEITSKSNASNDRIKKAAGYAQAGVPLYLLIDSWAPGGPTVTLYGEPKGDVYRVLRAGKFGDAIELPEPFAFALDTSVFPTK, encoded by the coding sequence ATGAGCGCACTCACTGTCGACCACGCGACGGCCAGTGGCCACGAGTGGGACGACCTCGTCCGAATCCGGCAGGAGACGGACGCCCCCGAGGGCTGCAAGGTGGAGATCATCGAGGGGATCGTCACCGTGGCGCCACCGCCGTCCATCGCCCACAACGACATTGCCGACCGCGTGCAGCGTCGCCTCTATCGGGAGATCCCTGAAGACTGGGGGATCTATCAGACGCTGGGCGCGGCCGTACCGTCTCGTGCGGGGCTCTACATTCCTGACCTCGCTGTGGCGCCCAGGGACGCCCTGTACGCCGAAGGAGACGGCAACTACATCCCCGCAGCCGCCGCCGAACTGGTCGTAGAGATCACCTCGAAGTCCAACGCGAGCAACGACCGGATCAAGAAGGCGGCGGGCTACGCACAGGCGGGAGTACCGCTGTACCTGCTCATCGACAGCTGGGCGCCGGGCGGTCCGACGGTGACGCTCTACGGCGAGCCGAAGGGCGACGTCTACCGCGTACTGCGCGCGGGCAAGTTCGGCGACGCGATCGAACTCCCCGAGCCCTTCGCGTTCGCCCTGGATACGAGCGTGTTCCCCACCAAGTAG
- a CDS encoding ABC transporter permease, which translates to MTTSTTATDLNQPSLEPTAPTGRKMSLPVLLLVIAGVLALTSIVRIITGADGITNVSQMSTALELAVPIGLAGLGGLWAERAGVVNIGLEGMMILGTWFGAWAGFQYGPWTGVLVGIAGGAIGGLLHAFVTVTFNVNHIVSGVAINILALGATRYLAPLAFEGHQGGSAKQSPPVESIGDFTIPGLSDALTELNSKGWFFVSDLAGLLGGLVTNVSWLTLVAVALIPATWWILWRSAFGLRLRSCGENPVAAESLGVNVYKYKYLAVIISGGLAGLGGAFLSIVANPFYLEGQTSGRGFIGLAAMIFGNWMPGGLALGAGLFGYTDSLNLRGGSENVHALLLLGALLLVIGAIWQAVRKKYVAAAITFVVGALVFAWYATTNEVPNQVVAATPYVITLVVLALSAQRLRMPKADGLPYRKGQGK; encoded by the coding sequence ATGACCACGAGCACCACCGCGACCGACCTCAACCAGCCCTCACTGGAGCCGACCGCCCCCACCGGGCGCAAGATGTCGCTGCCCGTGCTGCTGCTGGTCATCGCCGGCGTCCTGGCACTCACCTCGATCGTCCGTATCATCACCGGCGCGGACGGCATCACCAACGTCAGCCAGATGTCCACCGCGCTGGAGCTGGCCGTCCCGATCGGCCTCGCCGGCCTCGGCGGTCTGTGGGCCGAGCGCGCGGGCGTCGTCAACATCGGCCTCGAAGGCATGATGATCCTCGGCACCTGGTTCGGTGCCTGGGCCGGCTTCCAGTACGGCCCGTGGACCGGCGTCCTGGTCGGCATCGCCGGCGGCGCGATCGGCGGTCTGCTGCACGCCTTCGTCACCGTCACCTTCAACGTCAACCACATCGTCTCCGGTGTGGCCATCAACATCCTCGCCCTCGGCGCCACCCGCTACCTGGCCCCCCTCGCCTTCGAGGGCCACCAGGGCGGCTCGGCCAAGCAGTCCCCGCCGGTCGAGTCCATCGGTGACTTCACCATCCCGGGACTGTCGGACGCGCTGACCGAACTCAACTCCAAGGGCTGGTTCTTCGTCTCCGACCTCGCCGGCCTGCTCGGCGGTCTGGTCACCAACGTCTCGTGGCTGACCCTCGTCGCCGTCGCACTGATCCCCGCCACCTGGTGGATCCTGTGGCGCAGCGCCTTCGGTCTGCGGCTGCGCTCCTGCGGTGAGAACCCGGTCGCCGCCGAGTCCCTCGGCGTCAACGTCTACAAGTACAAGTACCTCGCCGTGATCATCTCCGGCGGTCTGGCCGGCCTCGGTGGAGCCTTCCTCTCCATCGTCGCCAACCCCTTCTACCTGGAGGGCCAGACCAGCGGCCGCGGCTTCATCGGTCTCGCGGCGATGATCTTCGGCAACTGGATGCCGGGCGGCCTCGCCCTCGGCGCCGGCCTCTTCGGATACACCGACAGCCTCAACCTGCGCGGCGGCTCCGAGAACGTCCACGCCCTCCTGCTCCTCGGTGCCCTCCTGCTGGTCATCGGCGCGATCTGGCAGGCCGTGCGCAAGAAGTACGTCGCCGCCGCGATCACCTTCGTCGTCGGCGCCCTGGTCTTCGCCTGGTACGCGACCACCAACGAGGTCCCGAACCAGGTCGTCGCCGCCACGCCGTACGTCATCACCCTGGTCGTCCTCGCGCTCTCCGCCCAACGGCTGCGGATGCCGAAGGCCGACGGACTGCCGTACCGCAAGGGCCAGGGCAAGTGA